The sequence CCGCCCCGGCTCTAAAAGCAGAACCTTTTCCCTCTCCACCCGGAAGGCCATGGAAAGGTAGCGGCCTTGGGCCCACCCGGGAAGGAGATCCGCGTAATGGGCGGATAGGAAATGCCCCGTCTGGCCCATGGGGTGGACGAAGAGGGAGGCCTCCGGATTGGCCAGGTCCACGATTTGCCGATAGCTGGGCCCGTGGGACATGAGGAGGGTTTTGGGATCAAAGGGGCCCACGTTCACCGTGTACCGGTCGCCGCCAAAGGGAACCCTACGGTCCGTCCAGCGCCTCAAGGGGGTGTGAGTGAGGACCGCATGGGGGAAGGTGGCCCAGTGCGCCTCGCCCCAAGAGCGGACCTTTAGGGCCTCCTTCCGATCCAAGGCCCTTTCCAGGGCCAAGGTGGCGAAGTCCAGGCAGGACTCCCGGTACTCGGTCTCTGGCTGGTCGCAGTTCTTGTCCCCCTCCTTAAGGGCTCTTAGGAGATACCGAGGCTCGTCCCAAAACTCATCCCCCACCTCTCCCCTCGGCAAGCGGGTGAGCTCGGTATACCAGAGGGCGAAGACCAGGGCCTCCTCCGAGGCCTTGTCCATCACCCCATCCCAGGCCAAAAGCCTTTCCCGCCAGGCCCGGCCTCTTTCGGAAAGGGGATGGAGAAGCTCCAAAGCAGGACGGAAATCCCGGAAGAGGAGGGTCTTCTGGTCCTGCTGGACGGCTTTCATGTCTTCCAGGGAAAGCTTCTCCTTGGAGAGAAGAAGCTCCCGGATGCGCTCCGCCCGGTAGGGCTCGGCCCAGTCGTAGGTGAGGGCGTAAGGGAAGCCCTTGGGCGTGACTTTGTTGTTGGCGGTGACCAGGAAGCCCTCCTTGGGGTTCAGCACCTTGGGCCACTCCTCCGGCTTGCGGTAGCCCAGCCAGTCCCACTCCCCATTGCCCGGCACCGGTACCATCCCGGTGTGCCCCTCCTTGCGGATGGGGAACTTCCCAGGGGCGATGTAACCGATGTTCCCTTCCACATCGGCGTAGACGAAGTTTTGGCTGGGGGCGGAGTAGTGGCCTAGAGCGGCCACGAACTCCTGCCAGCTTTGCGCCCGGTTGATCCCCAGATAGGCCATGAGGATGTGGTCCTCCGCATCCAGGCTCACCCAGCGCAGGGCCATAGGGGTCTTAGGGGGGTCCTCCAGGGCGTCGGTGATCACCGGCCCATAGAGGGTTTCCCGCACCCGCAGGACCTCCTCCTTGCCCCCTTTTAGCCGGATGCGCTCCTCCCTAACCCTGTAGGGGAGGATTTGGCCCTTGTAGCGGTACCCTTTCCCCTCCACGTCCTCCAGGAGGTAGAGGTCCTGCACGTCCGCCCCCACGTTGGTCACCCCCCAGGCGATGCGGTGGTTGCGCCCGATCACGATGCCGGGGACCCCGGGGAGGCTGGCCCCGATGACCCGGTAGCCGGGGGCCTCCAGGGCCATGAGAAACCAAAGGCTTGGCGCCCCCAGGCGCAGGTGGGGGTCGTTGGCCAGGAGGGGCTTTCCCGTGACCGTGCGGCTTCCCGCCACCACCCAGTTGTTGCTGGCCTCCAGGAACCGGGGTGGGGCCAACTCAAGTAAGGCCGCCGGGGCCTCTTCCCGCTCCATGGGAAGCCTTAGGTCCTCCCCTTGCAGGATGGTGGGGGCGTCCTCAGGGTAGGGGGGGATGAGCTCGAGGAGCCTCTGGGGGCTTATCCCCCGGCTTAGGAGGCGGTGGCGCAAAAGCTCCTCCTCCCAGTTGCCACTGAGGTCAAAGCTCATCATCTTGGCCCAGACCAGGACGTCGGGGCCCGTCCAGGGCTCGGGGCGGAACCCCAGAAGGCGGAACTCCGGAGGCAAGGGCGCCCCGCTTCCCAAGAAGGCGTTCACCCCAGCCACATAGGCATCCACCGCCTCTTTTTCCTCAGGGTAAAGCCTCTCGTAGGCCCCTTGGGCCGCCCGGTAAAAGCCCCAGGTGCGCAAGAAGCGGTCCTGGGCCAAGGTGGCCTCTCCCAGCACCTCGGAAAGCCTTCCCTGGCCCACCCGGCGCTGGAACTCCATCTGCCAAAGCCTCTCCTGGGCGTGGACAAAGCCTTGGGCAAAGAAGAGGTCCTGTAGGCTCTGGGCCCGGATGCGCACCACCCCCTTGGCATCCCGCCCCACCTCCACCGGGGCATCCAGGCCCTTTAGGGCCATACGCCCTTCCACCTGGGGCAGGGAAGCCCGCAAGGTCACATAGGCCCCCAAGGCCAAAAGGCCAAGGGCGGCAACCGCCAGCCCCAGAAGCCAGGCTAAAACCCGCAAGAGGCGTTTCATAGTTGGACCGAGTATACCACTTAGCCCAACGCTCAGGGGCTAAAATGGCCCCATGCGGCTCGAGTTCCTGGAAAACGGCCCCATCCGGCTAGAGGGAAAACGCTTCCGGATCCGGATGGGGGAAAGGGAGGAGGTCTTGGAAAGGCCCCGGGTTTTCCTGTGCCGCTGCGGAGGCTCGGTCAATAAACCCTTCTGCGACGGCACCCACAAGAGGATCGGCTTCCAGGCCCCGGGCGGGGTACTGGAGGTGGAAGACTGACCCGCTGGTCATCCCCGGCCCCAAGGGGTACACTCGGGGAGCCATGGGCGAGATGCGCTACCGCAAACTGGGCAAGTGGGGCCTGAAGGTCTCGGAGATCTCCCTGGGGGCCTGGGTCACCTTTGGGGATGTGGTGAAGGACAAGGAAACCATCCGGGAGATCGTCAAGATCGCCTACGAGGGCGGGGTGAACTTCTTTGACAACGCCGACGTCTACGCCCGGGGCCTGGCGGAAGAGGTCATGGGGGAGGTGCTCAGGGAGTTTCCCCGGCACACCCTGGTCCTCTCCACCAAGGCCTACTGGCCCATGTCGGAAGACCCCAACGACCGCGGCCTAAGCCGTAAGCACCTTCTGGAAAGCATCACCCAAAGCTTAAAGCGCCTAAGGACCGAGTACGTGGACCTCTTCTTCGCCCACCGCTATGACCCCGAGGTGCCCATGGAGGAGATCGTCTACGCCATGCACACCATCGTGGAGAAGGGCTACGCCCTCTACTGGGGTACCTCGGAGTGGCCCGCCCCCCGGATCGCTGAGGCGGTGACCTTCGCCCGGGAAAACGGCCTCCACCCGCCCGTGGTGGAGCAACCCCAGTACTCCATGCTCTACCGCGAGCGGGTGGAAGGGGAGATCCTCCCCGAAGCCCAGCGCTTCGGCATGGGCCTGGTGGTCTGGAGCCCCTTGGCCATGGGCATGCTCACCGGACGGTACGACCAAGGCATCCCGCCGGAAAGCCGCTTCGCCCGCTACCCCCAGTTCGCCGAGCGCTTCCTCACGGAGGAAAACCGGAGGAAGGTGCAGAAGCTTAAGGCGGTGGCGGATGAGCTGGGCCTCACCCGCACCCAGCTGGCCCTTGCCTGGGTGCTCAGGCTCCCGGGGATCACCAGCGCCATCACCGGGGCCACCCGGCCGGAGCAGATCCGAGAAAGCCTGGGGGCCGCTGGGGTGGATCTGCCCAAGGAAGCCCTGGAGCGGATTGAGGCCATCCTGAAAGGCGAGGCGTAAAGGGGCCTATTTCGGCGCCGGGGCCAGCCCCAGGTGGATCCGTAGCCTGGGAGTTGTATGGGGCCTTTCCGGATACCTGATCCCCCACGTGCGGGAAGCGGAAACCCTTCTCCCCGACGCCAAGCCGGACTAAACTGGCCTCCATGGACACCCTGGAAGCCTTAAGGCGCCTTTTCCCGGGCAAGGTGGACGCCTCCCCCTCGGAGCGCCGCCGGCATGGGCGGGACGAGGGGTACCCCGAGGAGGGGGAGGTCCTGGCGGTGGTCTACCCGGAAAGCGTGGCGGATGTGCAAGAGGCCTTGAGATTTGCCAGGGAAAAGGGCCTGGCGGTGATTCCCTTTGGGGCGGGGACCAGCCTCGAGGGTCACCTTTACCCCCTTAAGGAAACCTTGAGCCTGGACTTCAGCCGCATGAACCGCATCCTGGAGGTGCGCCCCGAGGACTTCCTTTGCGTGGTGGAGCCTGGCCTCACCCGCAAGGCCTTAAACGAAGCCCTCAAGGGCACGGGGCTATTCTTCCCCGTGGACCCCGGGGCCGACGCCACCTTGGGCGGCATGGCCGCCACCAATGCCAGCGGCACCACCACGGTGCGCTACGGGGGGATGCGGGCCAATGTTTTGGCCCTCCAGGTGGTCTTGGCAGGCGGGGAGGTATTGGAACTGGGCCGGGGGGTGCGTAAGACCAGCGCGGGCTACGACCTAAAGGACCTCTTCATTGGCTCGGAGGGGACCTTGGGGATCATCACCCGCCTCACCCTTAGGCTCCACCCCCTGCCCGAACACATCCACACCTTAAGGGTTTTCTTCCCCGGGGTGGAGGAAGCCGCCTTGGCCAGCTACCGGGTGATGGCCAGCGGGCTTCCCGTGGCCCGGCTGGAGCTACTGGACGAGCTGGCCCTCAGGGCCCTAAACCGCCACCTGCAAGCGGGCTTTCCCGAGAAGCCGGCCCTCTTTTTGGAGTTCCACTCCTCCACCAAGGAGGCCCTGGAGGCGGAAAGCGCCCTGGCCCTGGAGATCATGCGGGAGGAGGGAGCCCTCGAGGTGGAGGCCGCCAAGACGGAAGAGGAGCGCCGGCGCCAGTGGGAAGCCCGCCACCAGGCCTACTGGGCCTTGGTGCACCTCTTTCCGGGGCACCGCTTCGTGATCACCGATGTGGCCGTTCCCCTTTCCCACCTCCCCACCATGGTGCGCTACGCCCAAGGGCTTCTAGGGGAAATGGGCCTTACGGGAAACATCCTGGGCCACGTGGGGGATGGGAACTTCCACACCCTGGTGCCCGTTCTCCCCCAGGACTACCCCAAGGCGGAAGCCTACGCCGAGGCCTTGGTGCGAAGGGCCTTGGAGCTTGGCGGCACCTGCACCGCCGAGCACGGGGTGGGGCTAAGGAAGAAAAAGTACCTTCCCTTGGAACACGGCCCCGCCTTGGATTGGATGCGAAAACTAAAGGCCCTCTTGGACCCCGAGGGGCTTTTGAACCCGGGCAAGGTGCTTGACATAAGCTTTTCCCCTGGCTATAGTTAAGGATGGCGACGCGGGGTGGAGCAGCCTGGTAGCTCGTCGGGCTCATAACCCGAAGGTCGCGGGTTCAAATCCCGCCCCCGCAACCAAAAGAGGGCCCAGACCCCATGGGGTCTGGGCCTTTCCCTTACCCTGGGGGCATGGACTGGGAGATCCAACAAGACCCTGAGCGCCTGGTTAAGACCTTCCGCTTTGCCAACTTCCAAGAGGCGATGGCCTTCGCCAACAGGGTGGGGGAACTGGCAGAGGCCCAAAACCACCACCCCCGCCTCACCCTGGAGTGGGGACGGGTGACGGTGGAGTGGTGGACCCATAGCGCCGGGGGCATCACGGAAAAGGACCGGGAGATGGCCCGCCTCACCGACCTCCTAGGGTAGCCTAGGAAGGGTATGGAGGCGCGCACCCTAGAGCTGGTCTTCCCCGAGCACACCAATCCCTTAGGCGCTGCGTTCGGTGGCTTCGTGCTGGGCCTCATGGACAAGGTGGGCTCCTACGCCGCCGCCAGGAGGGCCAGAAAACCCGTGGTGACCGTGGCGGTAAGCAGCGTGGAGTTCAAGGTACCCATCCGCACCGGGGACCTCCTGGAGGTGGTGGCCAAGGTGGTGCGGGTGGGGCGCACCTCCTTGACCGTGGAGGTGGAGGTCTACAAGGAGCGCTTTGGCCAGGAGAACGGCCGGGTGCTGGCCACCAAGGGGGAGCTCACCTACGTGGCGGTGAACGAGAAGGGCCAGCCCGTGCCCGTGGACTAGCCATGCCCGAGCTACCCGAGGTGGAAACCACCAGGAGGAAGCTCCTTCCCCTCTTCCTGGGGAAGAGGCTTCTTGCGATCCAGCACCAAGACCCCCTTCGCTACCGGAACACGGAGCGGGCCCTTGGCCAACGGGTGGAGGACCTCTGCCGCCGGGGTAAGTTCCTCCTCTTTGGCCTCACGGAAGGGTGGGAGATGGTGGTCCACTTGGGTATGACGGGGGGCTTCCGCCTGGAGGAAACCCCCCACACCCGGGTGGTCATCCGCCTCGAGGACCG is a genomic window of Thermus caldifontis containing:
- a CDS encoding penicillin acylase family protein, producing the protein MKRLLRVLAWLLGLAVAALGLLALGAYVTLRASLPQVEGRMALKGLDAPVEVGRDAKGVVRIRAQSLQDLFFAQGFVHAQERLWQMEFQRRVGQGRLSEVLGEATLAQDRFLRTWGFYRAAQGAYERLYPEEKEAVDAYVAGVNAFLGSGAPLPPEFRLLGFRPEPWTGPDVLVWAKMMSFDLSGNWEEELLRHRLLSRGISPQRLLELIPPYPEDAPTILQGEDLRLPMEREEAPAALLELAPPRFLEASNNWVVAGSRTVTGKPLLANDPHLRLGAPSLWFLMALEAPGYRVIGASLPGVPGIVIGRNHRIAWGVTNVGADVQDLYLLEDVEGKGYRYKGQILPYRVREERIRLKGGKEEVLRVRETLYGPVITDALEDPPKTPMALRWVSLDAEDHILMAYLGINRAQSWQEFVAALGHYSAPSQNFVYADVEGNIGYIAPGKFPIRKEGHTGMVPVPGNGEWDWLGYRKPEEWPKVLNPKEGFLVTANNKVTPKGFPYALTYDWAEPYRAERIRELLLSKEKLSLEDMKAVQQDQKTLLFRDFRPALELLHPLSERGRAWRERLLAWDGVMDKASEEALVFALWYTELTRLPRGEVGDEFWDEPRYLLRALKEGDKNCDQPETEYRESCLDFATLALERALDRKEALKVRSWGEAHWATFPHAVLTHTPLRRWTDRRVPFGGDRYTVNVGPFDPKTLLMSHGPSYRQIVDLANPEASLFVHPMGQTGHFLSAHYADLLPGWAQGRYLSMAFRVEREKVLLLEPGR
- a CDS encoding CDGSH iron-sulfur domain-containing protein: MRLEFLENGPIRLEGKRFRIRMGEREEVLERPRVFLCRCGGSVNKPFCDGTHKRIGFQAPGGVLEVED
- a CDS encoding aldo/keto reductase family protein, whose amino-acid sequence is MGEMRYRKLGKWGLKVSEISLGAWVTFGDVVKDKETIREIVKIAYEGGVNFFDNADVYARGLAEEVMGEVLREFPRHTLVLSTKAYWPMSEDPNDRGLSRKHLLESITQSLKRLRTEYVDLFFAHRYDPEVPMEEIVYAMHTIVEKGYALYWGTSEWPAPRIAEAVTFARENGLHPPVVEQPQYSMLYRERVEGEILPEAQRFGMGLVVWSPLAMGMLTGRYDQGIPPESRFARYPQFAERFLTEENRRKVQKLKAVADELGLTRTQLALAWVLRLPGITSAITGATRPEQIRESLGAAGVDLPKEALERIEAILKGEA
- a CDS encoding FAD-binding oxidoreductase; translated protein: MDTLEALRRLFPGKVDASPSERRRHGRDEGYPEEGEVLAVVYPESVADVQEALRFAREKGLAVIPFGAGTSLEGHLYPLKETLSLDFSRMNRILEVRPEDFLCVVEPGLTRKALNEALKGTGLFFPVDPGADATLGGMAATNASGTTTVRYGGMRANVLALQVVLAGGEVLELGRGVRKTSAGYDLKDLFIGSEGTLGIITRLTLRLHPLPEHIHTLRVFFPGVEEAALASYRVMASGLPVARLELLDELALRALNRHLQAGFPEKPALFLEFHSSTKEALEAESALALEIMREEGALEVEAAKTEEERRRQWEARHQAYWALVHLFPGHRFVITDVAVPLSHLPTMVRYAQGLLGEMGLTGNILGHVGDGNFHTLVPVLPQDYPKAEAYAEALVRRALELGGTCTAEHGVGLRKKKYLPLEHGPALDWMRKLKALLDPEGLLNPGKVLDISFSPGYS
- a CDS encoding 4a-hydroxytetrahydrobiopterin dehydratase; protein product: MDWEIQQDPERLVKTFRFANFQEAMAFANRVGELAEAQNHHPRLTLEWGRVTVEWWTHSAGGITEKDREMARLTDLLG
- a CDS encoding acyl-CoA thioesterase; the encoded protein is MEARTLELVFPEHTNPLGAAFGGFVLGLMDKVGSYAAARRARKPVVTVAVSSVEFKVPIRTGDLLEVVAKVVRVGRTSLTVEVEVYKERFGQENGRVLATKGELTYVAVNEKGQPVPVD